The Macaca fascicularis isolate 582-1 chromosome 14, T2T-MFA8v1.1 genome contains the following window.
CTTTGGGAGGCATCACTCCCAGTCCCTGCACGATGCGGATCGTGGCAGCTGGTTTTGCTTCTGAAGAGGCCACTGTGCTTTTTCCCTTCTGGTCAGCCACACTCACGCCAAGAGCTGGCATCAAACGAAAAGCTGAACTTGAGGCTTCTgttggcttgaggtcaggagtcactTTGACCACAGTGGTACCTGTTGGAGTGGACGAAGGGGCACTGGCTGAACTGGCCTTGGCAGGGCTATCAGCGGCATGGACTGGATTGGAAGTGACGTGTAAGGTGGCAGAGATGCCTTTGCCTGTAGTGTTGCCTCCTGTCCCGAAGAGGTCCTGGGTCAATTTGACTGTGGTAACCTGGGACTTGGCCAGCGTGGCCATCATGTCCGGAGTGATTCGCAGAACCGTCTGGCCCTTGGCATCTGTGGTGATGGAAGAGGGTGGCAGACGCAGTACATCCTTACCCTGGATGCGGAAGTTAGTGGCTGTGAGTGGAATGCTGTTGCCTGTTTGGGGCTTCACACCAAGCTGCCCAGTGATTGCCACCTGGAAGGGGAGAAGCAGCACTTACAAGGGATTCACACTAGTAAACTGGTTACAAAACACAACTAGACAAACTTCCGTTTCTTGGGTAGatgttgtgtatttttttaaactttttattttgcaaacattCACAGAAGTAGAGAACAGTATAACAAACCCTTATAACCTTTCACCCAGCTTCAAAAATTAATACTTTGTTTTAGCTATCCCTCCCCActgtggtgggggagggaggaattaGAATATATAAAGGTAAATCCAAGATCTATTATTTTACTGATCAGTATCTCTGTACACATCTATAACCTAGAAAAGGactttttgagacggggtcttgctatgtcactaggctggaatgcagtggtacaatcagagcttactgcagcctcgaactcctgggcttaaatgttcctcctgcctcagtctcctgagtagctgggactacaggtgtaccaGAGCCTGGCTTCCCACCTCCTAAGGCCAAGTCCCTCATGTGTAACAGATGCAAGCCTTTTAGCCTTACTCAGGGACTTCCTCTCTCTGTGGCGTGATCGATCTTCTCCCTTCTACTGGACCATGACCATCAGAATGCAAACATGCTGTAATACCTCCCATCCTAAAAAACAACCAATCCTGGCTAACTCTACACCTCCCTCCACCTACTCCACTCCACACTCAACTCCAGTACTCTGCTCTCTTCAGAAGCAAAACTCCTCTAAAAACTACCTAGAGTCACCCCTCGGTATGTGCGAGAGACTGGTTCCAGGATGCCCCCAGGCAGATACTAACATCCACGGAAGCTCAAGTCCCTTACACAAAATGCACTATCTCCATAAAACCAACAAACATCCTCCCGTGTAGgtaaaatcatctctagattacctaTAATATCTAATACATTGTAAATCCTGTGTAAATAGGTTGTATACTGTATTGGTTTTttaatctgtattattttttactgtattattattttttattggagtTTTTTCCAAATAATCCATGGTTAGCTGAATCTGaggatgtggaacccacaggTACAGAGGCCGATCATACTGTCTCCACTTCCTCACCTTACCTTCTCTTTTGAACCCATTCCCCAAAGCCACCAATCCACTGGACCAGTGAAGCCCATGCATTATCCTGATCCACCGAGTCTCATCTCACGCTGCCACTACATCTCACACCTTCCCAACTacacttttctctctcttgccgTCTCCACAACTCAATTTTCTCCTGCTTCAATAAATGATGCCACCATCGATCCAAGCACCCAAGCCAAAGCCATGGATGGGGTAATTCTCACCTTCCTCCTCTCAGACCCCTACTCAAGCCACCAGCAAACTGCACTGGCTCTCCCTTCAACCACATCCAGACCCCACTACTCCCCTCCACCTCTGATGAACAGTCACTCCTATCTACAGCAGCCTTGCTTCTCACCTGGACGACTGCTACTGCCTCCTACAGGGGTTCCCCATTTCCATTCTTGTCCCCCACTGTTCCTTCTACCCAGCAGCTGGATGTTTCATTAAATGCAAACCAGATCAAGTCACCCTTGCTCACCATCTTCCAGTGGTTTCCCCTcacattcaaattaattttaaagtccCACATAATCTAACCGCTGGCAACCTCTCCCATCCTTATCTTCTAACACCCTCACACTTGCTCCCTATGCTCCAGCCACAATGATTTTCCTCTCGTTCCTCAATCATATTCCTGACACAAAACATCTGCACTCGCCATTCCTGGGCCTAGAATATTTTATCTCCCAATCATCGCTTCATGGCACGCTCTTTGTTTCACCACTTTCAAATGTCATCTTCCCAGAGAGGCCTTCTCCAATCACTCCAGCTAAAATAACACGCTACTGCTCTCCACCTGAACCTGTCTACCGACCTGCATAGCATTTATTACTATCTCACACTGAGGTACTTATCTCTTAGCTCTATCAGAACACGAGTTCCGCGAGGGCAGGGACTTAGTCTGTTTAATGTACTATTAAATCCCCAATACTTAGGACAGTGTCTGACTTAATGTTtgttgaacaaaaaaaaaattactttattattatgtggttccattttctcatctgtaaataatAAGAGTGCCTACCCCATAGAGCTAAGAAGATTAGACTATTTAACAAGCAAAAAATGCTTAACGCAGTGCAGGCACACAGGAGGCACTCCTATCAGTATTAGTTGCTATACTGCTTAACGATTCTTTGAAGTTCGATGATTATTCTTTTATATTCACAACCAAGAAAGCAGAAGCAAATTCTACTTTTACAAGTGGTAAACTGAGAAGCCAATAAAATATGGCCATGGGAATTTAACTAAATGAATTCATGGAGAGTCGACTCTAAATCCAGAAACTCCACTATTAAATGCTGAGTTAAATGGAATGAAACAGAAGAAACCTCTTCAGCATCTATAAAGGCTGCACTGCCTTTGGTGGGAACTCACACCTAAGTATCTATAAGCTGAGAGTCAAAGCTGACAAATCTTCTTCCCATGTGCATGCAGTCTGGCCAAGAACCTCCAGCTCCAGTGGTCCCTGCTCCAGGATGAAGGATTGAGATCCCCCTGAAAGAGCCCCACCTACCTGCTTGATGATGTTCTGTCCCGTGACGTTTTGAATGACAGCTGCCGTAGATGCACTGGGAGCAGAGGTCCCAGGAGAACTCGTGGCTGGCTTACTCACAGGGCTGGCTGTGGCAGGGAGACTTGTCACCGTGAGCCCTGTCTGTCCAGGTCCAGGCCGCTGCACAGTGGCTGCCGTAGTCTGCGCTTTGACTGGCACAGTGGCCATTACTGTCTAGTTCAGGGCATGAGGCCGAGAGCTTAATTAGACTCTAAGATGCAGACCCCATTCTAAGCAAGAGTCTCCCTCACCGCATCCAGGAAGCACTCCTCTCAAAGAGCTTCTAACCCCACAGTGCTTAAGGCACATCACTCTCTAAAATGGACACTGTAAATGTCTTATTTGTGTACATcttaattttcagaattttacatttaacatcTCATTTTATTCCTACACAGAGGACAAATACTATTTTACCCCTTTTAGagcaaaggaaactgagacaaagaGGATATAAATCTTCTCTAAACTCACACAACTAGTTCATGGCATAGCTAAGACTAGAGGCACCGCAGAAGGAGCCTGAGATGTAGACTCACAAGGTCCGAATTTACAATCCGCCTCTACCAAGATCCTGATGTTAGGGTTCTGGGGAAACCACCAGACTCCTCTGAAGATCTGATTCTCAACACATAAACACACTATCTAACAATGCTTACACAGCTTTGAACATTAAGTGGCTTATTCTGATGAATGTCATCACCAGTAGCAATAATCTATGGCTCCCCCAGGTCCTCACCCAGACTCTGCCCATCTGACTCATCAGCCCACCTCTGGGTCTGCATCCCTGCTTCCCAGTGACCACAGCTTCCCTCTTTACCTGAGGCACTACTTTGGTCTGTGTGGCAGTGGCTGGAACCCGGATCTGCGGTCCTGCTGGCATCTGTGGCAGCGTCTGTGCTGGCCCTGCCGACTGCTGGGGAATAGCAGGAAGGCTAGGCTGGGCCACCACTCGCACCTGGGACAGTCCGGCAGAGCCAGAGTGGCTCACCACCCGGGCAGCAGCCTGAGAACTGGGTGTAGTCTGGCTGGAAGCTGGGGAAAGCATTGTTCCCAGATGTGGCATTGTTGGTGAAGACACCAGAAGAACACTATGAAGAACATCAgggaaagacaaaaaacaaaaacttgggaCATGCATACAAAAGGCCTCTAGAACGAAAAAgctgaagaaaaggaagaacttACCCTGAGCTAGACTTAGCTGGTTCTGAGACTGTGGTAGGGCCGCTTTTGTTCACCGCCGATACAGGTGGAGGGGAGATGGGAATGGCAGGCAATGCTGGTGTGGTGGGGGTTACAGGTGTGACTGGAGTGGGTGGCATACTGGAGTCACTGAGGCTCATCTGGCTCTGCTCAGAAGGGCCACTGCTAAGGACCTTTATGGAGCTCTCCTTGCTACTGGACTTCTagaacagaagacaaagaaaactCACCTGCAGGTGTCGTGAAGATCCCCCTAAAGGCAGGGATGCCCCTACAGCTCCTGATGCCCCACACTAAGTAAAAGCCAAGCAGCTACTCTTAGTTGCCTCCATCCCAGAATCCGTAAGGCAGACACTCTCCTGAGGTCACTTACCACCTTGGATGGGGGCTTGGGTTTTTGCTGAAGGGCTTTTCTGGCTTTAGCTGCAGCTGCTTGTGCTTGGTGAATCCGCTCTGTGAACAAGAGGGGCAAGCTTCAGCCAGAGTTTAACCTTAGCGAACTAAAGACGGGCTTTGTTAAAAACCAACACCTTGCTGATGGACTGAATCCTGCCTCTACCATCTTGCCCCACCTATACACCAATGAAAAGAATAATGGAATTGGGGCAGAAAGTCAGAAAGTATCCCCAGTCGGGCTGGACACCATGCCCAGAGGCCTCACGCACCAAACTCTTCTTCACTCCGGTCACGATGCAGGTAGATCCACAGCTTTCGTCCAATGTCGTATTTCACACAAGGATCTTTCTCATAATGTAGCCGATCCAGTGCACCACTCACTACTGTATTTACCTACAAATCAGACAAAGGGAAATAAGAAACAAGTCAAGTTCAGATAACAGAAGTTATTTggactccaggaaaaaaaaacatgtcaTTGTATCTAAATCACAGCTGATACAGATTCTATCTCAGCCTAGCTGCATATTTCCAATAGTTCACCAAATCGTTTGGCGAGACAATAAATGCTGTAAGACTACTGAGATATTGATCTATTTTTACTGTAAGGATACTGTGAAGTAAGTGACCAGCCTGTCCTTTACCATAAACTAAAAGAAAGCCTAGAGCCAAATTTGTGTTTCACTAACAGTAAGGGTTTTGATCACTACGCATTTTTCAAGACACGTTTTTCACTTcgctcagttttttaaaaatttgttatattttatatttcttagtaAGTTTTCTTAAATCCATTCTGGAACAAAGCAGAAGTAATCTCTTCTCCATCCTACCTGAGTGCTGGTGACATCTGGTGCAAGGAACTGGGAGTCCTTAAGCAGTTCACAGATTTCTGCCCGTGTGCCTTCTCCATTAGGCAGTCGAGCCGCAGCGTCCCGAACTGATGACATGAGAAAGCACAGTCCACAAGTCAGGCAGGGTTCCTACAGAGGTACAAGCTCCCCCACCTGCCGTGGTGGGCAACGCTCCCTGGGGCTCCTGCTCCTCTACCTTCCCTGACGCCAGATTAGGTGCACTCTGCCCTCCAGCAGCAGGCAGCTCAACCACTGGCGTTCCCTacacacttgtttttttttttttgagacacagtttcactcttgttgcccaggctgaggtgcaagggCATGAtacatcactgcaacctccacctcccaggttcaggcaattctcctgcctcagcctctcgagtagctgggattacagccgtgcaccaccatgtccagctaatttttgtattttcagtagagacagggtttcaccacattgaccaggctggtcttgaactcctgaactcaggtgatccgcatgccttggcctcccaaagtgctgggattacacacatgagccaccacatccagcccctaTACATTTTAAGAGTTACTTTTAGGTAACACCTTAAGAATTCAGAGGGCCTGTG
Protein-coding sequences here:
- the NFRKB gene encoding nuclear factor related to kappa-B-binding protein isoform X6 — its product is MTRVNAGRKGSLAALYDLAVLKKKVKEKEEKKKKKIKTIKSEVEDLAEPLSSTEGVASLSQAPSPLAIPAIKEEPLEDLKPCLGINEISSSFFSLLLEILLLESQASLPMLEERVLDWQSSPASSLNSWFSAAPNWAELVLPALQYLAGESRAVPSSFSPFVEFKEKTQQWKLLGQSQDNEKELAALFQLWLETKDQAFCKQENEDSSDATTPVPRVRTDYVVRPSTGEEKRVFQEQERYRYSQPHKAFTFRMHGFESVVGPVKGVFDKETSLNKAREHSLLRSDRPAYVTILSLVRDAAARLPNGEGTRAEICELLKDSQFLAPDVTSTQVNTVVSGALDRLHYEKDPCVKYDIGRKLWIYLHRDRSEEEFERIHQAQAAAAKARKALQQKPKPPSKVKSSSKESSIKVLSSGPSEQSQMSLSDSSMPPTPVTPVTPTTPALPAIPISPPPVSAVNKSGPTTVSEPAKSSSGVLLVSSPTMPHLGTMLSPASSQTTPSSQAAARVVSHSGSAGLSQVRVVAQPSLPAIPQQSAGPAQTLPQMPAGPQIRVPATATQTKVVPQTVMATVPVKAQTTAATVQRPGPGQTGLTVTSLPATASPVSKPATSSPGTSAPSASTAAVIQNVTGQNIIKQVAITGQLGVKPQTGNSIPLTATNFRIQGKDVLRLPPSSITTDAKGQTVLRITPDMMATLAKSQVTTVKLTQDLFGTGGNTTGKGISATLHVTSNPVHAADSPAKASSASAPSSTPTGTTVVKVTPDLKPTEASSSAFRLMPALGVSVADQKGKSTVASSEAKPAATIRIVQGLGVMPPKAGQTITVATHAKQGASVAGGSGTVHTSAVSLPSMNAAVSKTVAVASGTASTPISIGTGAPTVRQVPVSTAVVSTPQAGKLPTRITVPLSVISQPMKGKSVVTAPIIKGNLGANLSGLGRNIILTTMPAGTKLIAGNKPVSFLTAQQLQQLQQQGQATQVRIQTVPASHLQQGTASGSSKAVSTVVVTTAPSPKQAPEQQ